A part of Streptomyces sp. NBC_00557 genomic DNA contains:
- a CDS encoding L,D-transpeptidase, translating into MTDSKRRRGLMAASALLGGVLALTGCSGGGDAKASDNGKGSQAEADAAAAKKSSEAQITVSPKDGSDNASINNSGIVTVSKGTLTGVTLTTQDGKAVAGQLSADKKSWKPSVQLERSTTYKVAAEAKDSQGRTAHENATFTTVAPAHSFIGTFTPDDGATVGVGMPVSINFDKAITNKAAVQKGVTVTSSSGQEVACHWFNANRMDCRPEQYWKEGSTVTLKLALDGVEGAPGIHGVQQKTVTFHIGRNQVSYVDAKTKQMKVTQDGKVVKTIPISAGAPDHTTYEGQMVISEKFTQTRMNGATVGFKDSDGKGEYDIKDVPHAMRLTTSGTFIHGNYWGAPSVFGNVNTSHGCVGLRDVKGAGDPNTPAAWFYSHSLIGDVVVVQNTGDKTVAPDNGLNGWNMSWAQWKAGSAV; encoded by the coding sequence ATGACGGACAGTAAGCGGCGCAGGGGCCTGATGGCCGCGTCCGCTCTGCTCGGCGGTGTTCTGGCCCTCACCGGCTGTTCCGGCGGCGGCGACGCCAAGGCGTCCGACAACGGGAAGGGCTCGCAGGCCGAGGCCGACGCGGCGGCGGCGAAGAAGTCCTCCGAGGCGCAGATCACGGTCTCGCCGAAGGACGGCTCCGACAACGCGTCGATCAACAACTCCGGCATCGTCACGGTCAGCAAGGGCACCCTCACCGGCGTCACCCTCACCACGCAGGACGGCAAGGCCGTCGCCGGGCAGCTCTCCGCCGACAAGAAGAGCTGGAAGCCCAGCGTGCAGCTGGAGCGCTCGACCACCTACAAGGTCGCCGCGGAGGCGAAGGACTCGCAGGGCCGCACAGCCCACGAGAACGCCACCTTCACCACGGTCGCCCCGGCCCACAGCTTCATAGGCACCTTCACACCGGACGACGGCGCCACGGTCGGCGTGGGCATGCCCGTCTCGATCAACTTCGACAAGGCGATCACCAACAAGGCCGCCGTCCAGAAGGGCGTCACGGTCACCTCCAGCAGCGGCCAGGAGGTCGCCTGCCACTGGTTCAACGCCAACCGCATGGACTGCCGCCCGGAGCAGTACTGGAAGGAAGGCTCCACCGTCACCCTCAAGCTGGCGCTCGACGGCGTCGAGGGCGCGCCCGGCATCCACGGCGTCCAGCAGAAGACGGTCACCTTCCACATCGGCCGCAACCAGGTCTCCTACGTCGACGCGAAGACCAAGCAGATGAAGGTCACGCAGGACGGCAAGGTCGTCAAGACCATCCCGATCTCCGCGGGCGCCCCCGACCACACCACGTACGAGGGCCAGATGGTGATCTCCGAGAAGTTCACCCAGACCCGGATGAACGGCGCGACGGTCGGCTTCAAGGACTCCGACGGCAAGGGCGAGTACGACATCAAGGACGTGCCGCACGCCATGCGCCTGACCACCTCCGGCACCTTCATCCACGGCAACTACTGGGGTGCGCCCTCCGTCTTCGGCAACGTCAACACCAGCCACGGCTGCGTCGGCCTGCGGGACGTCAAGGGCGCCGGCGACCCGAACACCCCGGCCGCCTGGTTCTACAGCCACTCCCTGATCGGTGACGTGGTGGTCGTCCAGAACACCGGCGACAAGACGGTCGCCCCGGACAACGGCCTCAACGGCTGGAACATGAGCTGGGCCCAGTGGAAGGCCGGTTCGGCCGTCTGA
- the hutH gene encoding histidine ammonia-lyase: MHTVVVGTSGVTASDVLAVARGGARVELSAEAVAALAAAREIVDALAAKPDPVYGVSTGFGALATRHISQELRAQLQRNIVRSHAAGMGPRVEREVVRALMFLRLKTVCSGHTGVRPEVAQTMADVLNAGITPVVHEYGSLGCSGDLAPLSHCALTLMGEGDAEGPDGVVRPAGELLAEHGIQPVELREKEGLALLNGTDGMLGMLIMALADLDTLYKSADVTAALSLEALLGTDKVLAPELHAIRPHPGQGASAANMLAVLKGSGLTGHHQDDAPRVQDAYSVRCAPQVAGAGRDTMAHARLVAERELASAVDNPVVLPDGRVESNGNFHGAPVAYVLDFLAVAAADLGSIAERRTDRLLDKNRSHGLPPFLADDAGVDSGLMIAQYTQAALVSEMKRLAVPASADSIPSSAMQEDHVSMGWSAARKLRTAVDNLTRIIAIELYAATRAIELREGLTPAPASRAVIEAVRAAGVQGPGPDRFLAPDLAAADAFVRGGHLVAAVEAVTGPLQ, from the coding sequence ATGCACACTGTGGTGGTGGGGACGTCGGGTGTCACGGCGTCCGACGTGCTCGCCGTGGCGCGCGGCGGTGCCCGTGTCGAGCTGTCGGCGGAGGCGGTGGCGGCCCTCGCGGCGGCCCGCGAGATCGTGGACGCGCTGGCGGCCAAGCCGGACCCGGTCTACGGCGTCTCCACCGGCTTCGGCGCCCTGGCGACCCGGCACATCAGCCAGGAACTGCGCGCCCAGCTGCAGCGCAACATCGTCCGCTCGCACGCCGCCGGCATGGGGCCGCGGGTGGAGCGGGAAGTCGTACGGGCCCTGATGTTCCTGCGCCTGAAGACCGTCTGCTCCGGGCACACCGGCGTCCGGCCCGAGGTCGCGCAGACCATGGCCGACGTGCTGAACGCCGGGATCACCCCGGTCGTGCACGAGTACGGCTCCCTCGGCTGCTCCGGCGACCTGGCCCCGCTGTCCCACTGCGCCCTGACCCTCATGGGGGAGGGCGACGCCGAGGGCCCCGACGGTGTCGTACGGCCCGCCGGTGAGCTGCTCGCCGAGCACGGGATCCAGCCGGTCGAGCTGCGCGAGAAGGAGGGCCTGGCCCTCCTCAACGGCACCGACGGCATGCTCGGCATGCTGATCATGGCCCTCGCCGACCTCGACACCCTCTACAAGTCCGCCGACGTCACCGCCGCCCTCAGCCTGGAGGCGCTGCTCGGCACCGACAAGGTGCTCGCGCCCGAGCTGCACGCGATCCGGCCGCATCCGGGACAGGGCGCCTCGGCCGCCAACATGCTGGCCGTGCTGAAGGGTTCGGGTCTGACCGGGCATCACCAGGACGACGCCCCGCGGGTCCAGGACGCCTACTCCGTGCGCTGCGCCCCGCAGGTCGCCGGCGCCGGCCGCGACACGATGGCCCACGCCCGGCTGGTCGCCGAGCGCGAACTGGCCTCCGCCGTCGACAACCCGGTCGTCCTGCCCGACGGGCGGGTGGAGTCCAACGGCAACTTCCACGGCGCGCCCGTGGCCTATGTGCTCGACTTCCTCGCCGTCGCCGCCGCGGACCTCGGCTCCATCGCCGAGCGCCGCACCGACCGGCTGCTGGACAAGAACCGCAGCCACGGCCTGCCGCCGTTCCTCGCCGACGACGCCGGTGTCGACTCCGGGCTGATGATCGCCCAGTACACGCAGGCCGCGCTGGTCAGCGAGATGAAGCGGCTGGCCGTACCGGCGTCGGCGGACTCCATCCCGTCCTCCGCCATGCAGGAGGACCACGTGTCCATGGGCTGGTCGGCCGCGCGCAAGCTGCGCACGGCCGTGGACAACCTGACCCGGATCATCGCCATCGAGCTGTACGCGGCCACCCGCGCCATCGAGCTGCGCGAGGGCCTCACCCCGGCGCCCGCCTCCCGGGCCGTCATCGAGGCCGTGCGCGCCGCCGGAGTGCAGGGTCCGGGCCCGGACCGGTTCCTGGCGCCCGACCTCGCCGCCGCCGACGCGTTCGTGCGCGGCGGGCACCTCGTCGCCGCGGTGGAGGCGGTCACCGGCCCGCTGCAGTGA
- a CDS encoding GGDEF domain-containing protein: MAEDKRLAAVVALAQGMAAARTPRDSWQAAARGACRALDGSFAALSVWERELGRLRVLANVGDRRPDEEEFPESEAYPVHQFPEITEFLHERWAGGRGPNAWVETAEGTAAGTPGYFHQRVAALRRRGRGCCVVAPVVLHGRAWGELYVARAVDAPVFDRGDADFATVLAAVVAAGLAQTERLEEARRLAYTDALTGLANRRAVDVRLGEAVERHRREGVVVSLVVCDLNGLKRVNDTFGHAVGDRLLERFGSVLSLCGAMVPGALVARLGGDEFCLLAVGPPADDVVKAADELCRRAGELELGEGVACGVASTDDPIGEVQDARRLFRLADAAQYRAKALRADRPVVAGREGPGDPVLRLADEPPHPAAAERRRFRGRRP, from the coding sequence ATGGCTGAGGACAAGCGGCTGGCCGCAGTCGTGGCGCTGGCTCAGGGGATGGCGGCGGCGCGCACCCCGCGGGACTCGTGGCAGGCCGCCGCGCGGGGCGCGTGCCGTGCGCTGGACGGCAGCTTCGCCGCGCTGTCGGTGTGGGAGCGGGAGCTGGGCCGGCTGCGGGTCCTCGCGAACGTGGGGGACCGGCGCCCGGACGAGGAGGAGTTCCCCGAGTCCGAGGCCTATCCGGTGCACCAGTTCCCGGAGATCACCGAGTTCCTGCACGAGCGGTGGGCCGGAGGGCGCGGGCCGAACGCGTGGGTGGAGACGGCCGAGGGGACCGCCGCCGGCACCCCGGGGTACTTCCATCAGCGGGTCGCCGCCCTGCGCCGCCGGGGCCGGGGATGCTGTGTGGTCGCGCCGGTCGTGCTGCACGGCCGGGCCTGGGGGGAGTTGTACGTCGCCCGTGCCGTCGACGCTCCCGTCTTCGACCGCGGTGACGCCGACTTCGCCACCGTGCTGGCCGCCGTCGTCGCCGCCGGGCTCGCACAGACCGAGCGGCTGGAGGAGGCCCGCCGGCTGGCGTACACCGACGCGCTCACCGGACTCGCCAACCGCCGTGCCGTGGACGTGCGTCTGGGGGAGGCCGTGGAGCGGCACCGCAGGGAGGGCGTGGTCGTCAGCCTGGTGGTGTGCGATCTCAACGGGCTCAAGCGGGTCAACGACACGTTCGGGCACGCCGTCGGCGACCGGTTGCTGGAGCGCTTCGGCTCGGTGCTGTCGCTGTGCGGGGCGATGGTGCCGGGAGCGCTGGTCGCGCGGCTCGGCGGGGACGAGTTCTGTCTCCTGGCCGTCGGGCCGCCCGCCGACGACGTGGTCAAGGCGGCCGATGAACTGTGCCGCAGGGCGGGGGAGTTGGAGCTGGGCGAGGGGGTGGCGTGCGGGGTCGCCTCCACCGACGACCCGATCGGGGAGGTGCAGGACGCCCGGCGGCTGTTCCGGCTCGCCGACGCCGCCCAGTACCGGGCCAAGGCGCTGCGCGCGGACCGGCCGGTGGTCGCGGGCCGGGAGGGCCCGGGGGATCCGGTCCTGCGGCTGGCCGACGAGCCGCCGCACCCGGCGGCCGCCGAGCGGCGCCGGTTCCGCGGGCGGCGGCCGTGA
- a CDS encoding enoyl-CoA hydratase/isomerase family protein: MSEERFGEFVLVRRHGYVAELVMDRPKAMNAVSTEMARSLTGACAALAADRDARVVVLTSSHERAFCVGADLKERNSFSDADLRRQRPVTRAAYTGVLELPMPSIAAVHGFALGGGFELALSCDLIVADRTAVVGLPEVSVGVIPGGGGTQLLPRRVGAARAAELIFSARRVEAAEAAELGLVDRLVEEGRDREEALELAARIAGNSPVGLRAAKRALRLGHGLDLRAGLEVEDAAWRTVAFSGDRAEGVAAFNEKRKPQWPGE; this comes from the coding sequence ATGAGCGAGGAGCGGTTCGGGGAGTTCGTGCTGGTGCGGCGGCATGGGTATGTCGCGGAGCTGGTGATGGACCGGCCCAAGGCCATGAACGCGGTCTCGACGGAGATGGCCCGCTCCCTGACGGGTGCGTGCGCGGCGCTGGCCGCCGACCGGGACGCGCGCGTGGTGGTGCTGACCTCGTCCCATGAGCGGGCGTTCTGCGTCGGGGCGGACCTGAAGGAGCGGAACTCCTTCAGCGACGCGGACCTGCGGCGGCAGCGGCCGGTGACGCGCGCGGCGTACACCGGGGTGCTGGAGCTGCCGATGCCGTCGATCGCGGCGGTGCACGGCTTCGCGCTGGGCGGGGGGTTCGAGCTGGCCCTGTCCTGCGACCTGATCGTGGCCGACCGCACGGCGGTGGTGGGGCTGCCGGAGGTGTCCGTGGGTGTGATCCCCGGCGGCGGCGGCACGCAGCTGCTGCCGCGCCGGGTCGGGGCGGCGCGCGCGGCCGAGCTGATCTTCTCCGCCCGGCGGGTGGAGGCGGCGGAGGCTGCCGAACTCGGGCTCGTGGACCGGCTGGTGGAGGAGGGCCGGGACCGCGAGGAGGCGCTGGAGCTGGCTGCCCGCATCGCCGGCAACTCCCCGGTCGGCCTGCGCGCCGCCAAGCGGGCGCTGCGGCTGGGGCACGGGCTGGATCTCCGGGCCGGCCTGGAGGTCGAGGACGCGGCCTGGCGGACCGTGGCCTTCTCCGGGGACCGGGCGGAAGGCGTGGCGGCGTTCAACGAGAAGCGCAAGCCGCAGTGGCCGGGGGAGTGA
- a CDS encoding adenylate/guanylate cyclase domain-containing protein, producing the protein MTVDDTGSGEGADAADSGEDPLALRLEQLILGAERRYTPFQAARSAGVSMELASRFWRAMGFADIGQAKALTEADVLALRRLAGLVEAGLLSEAMAVQVARSTGQTTARLAEWQMDSFLEGLTEPPEPGMTRTEVTYPIVELLLPELEEFLVYVWRRQLAASAGRVVQSADDDEMVDRRLAVGFADLVGFTRLTRRMEEEELGELVEAFETTAADLVAARGGRLIKTLGDEVLYAADDAGTAADIALRLVETLANDETMPELRVGMAFGTVTTRMGDVFGTTVNLASRLTSIAPRDAVLVDSAFAEELIRTGEAPASEAEAAEAAAAAEKEGEEPPTYRFALQPMWQRPVRGLGVVEPWLLTRRDAQA; encoded by the coding sequence GTGACCGTCGACGACACGGGCTCCGGCGAGGGCGCGGACGCCGCCGACTCCGGCGAGGACCCGCTGGCCCTGCGCCTCGAGCAGCTCATTCTGGGCGCCGAGCGCCGCTACACGCCGTTTCAGGCGGCCCGCAGCGCTGGTGTGTCCATGGAGCTGGCCTCGCGGTTCTGGCGGGCGATGGGGTTCGCGGACATCGGGCAGGCCAAGGCGCTGACCGAGGCCGATGTGCTCGCCCTGCGCCGGCTCGCCGGTCTGGTCGAGGCGGGGCTGCTCAGCGAGGCCATGGCGGTGCAGGTCGCGCGGTCCACGGGGCAGACCACCGCCCGGTTGGCCGAGTGGCAGATGGATTCCTTCCTGGAGGGGCTGACCGAGCCGCCTGAGCCCGGGATGACCCGCACCGAGGTGACGTATCCGATCGTGGAGCTGCTCCTGCCCGAGCTGGAGGAGTTTCTCGTCTATGTGTGGCGGCGGCAGCTCGCCGCCTCGGCCGGGCGGGTCGTGCAGTCGGCCGACGACGACGAGATGGTGGACCGCCGGCTCGCCGTCGGCTTCGCCGATCTCGTGGGGTTCACCCGGTTGACGCGGCGGATGGAGGAGGAAGAGCTCGGCGAGCTGGTCGAGGCCTTCGAGACCACGGCCGCCGACCTGGTCGCGGCGCGTGGCGGGCGGCTCATCAAGACCCTCGGTGACGAGGTGCTGTACGCCGCCGATGACGCGGGTACCGCCGCGGACATCGCGCTGCGGCTCGTCGAGACGCTGGCGAACGACGAGACGATGCCGGAACTGCGGGTCGGCATGGCCTTCGGCACGGTCACCACCCGGATGGGTGATGTGTTCGGCACGACGGTGAACCTGGCCTCCCGGCTGACCTCCATAGCGCCCCGGGACGCCGTGCTGGTGGACAGCGCCTTCGCCGAGGAGCTGATCCGCACCGGCGAGGCGCCCGCCTCGGAGGCGGAGGCGGCCGAGGCCGCGGCGGCCGCCGAGAAGGAGGGCGAGGAGCCGCCGACGTACCGGTTCGCGCTCCAGCCGATGTGGCAGCGGCCGGTGCGTGGGCTGGGCGTGGTCGAGCCCTGGCTGCTCACCCGTCGCGACGCGCAGGCCTAG
- a CDS encoding biotin--[acetyl-CoA-carboxylase] ligase encodes MTPQNASDDSRWSDLERPPLNAAALRRALVREGGLYTEVDVVQRTGSTNSDLVARAAAGKAGEGAVLVAEEQTAGKGRLDRRWTAPPRSGLFFSVLLRPAEVPVARWGWLPLLTGVAVATGLSRAAGVDTALKWPNDLLVTVGGQERKAGGILAERAGEGGVVMGVGINVTLRADELPVPQAGSLALAGAVGTDRDPLLRAVLRSLEDWYGRWRSAGGDPSVSGLQETYAAGCATLGRTVRAELPGERSVVGEAVAVDGDGRLVIATEAGVREPVGAGDIVHLRPA; translated from the coding sequence ATGACGCCGCAGAATGCATCCGATGACAGCCGTTGGTCCGACCTGGAGCGTCCGCCTCTGAACGCCGCCGCGCTGCGGCGTGCGCTGGTCCGGGAGGGCGGCCTGTACACCGAGGTGGACGTGGTGCAGCGCACCGGCTCCACCAACTCCGACCTCGTCGCCCGGGCCGCCGCCGGGAAGGCCGGTGAGGGGGCCGTGCTGGTGGCCGAGGAGCAGACGGCGGGGAAGGGGCGGCTGGACCGGCGGTGGACGGCGCCGCCGCGTTCGGGTCTGTTCTTCTCCGTGCTCCTGCGGCCGGCCGAGGTACCGGTGGCGCGGTGGGGGTGGCTGCCGCTGCTCACCGGGGTCGCCGTGGCGACCGGGCTGTCGCGGGCCGCGGGTGTGGACACGGCCCTGAAGTGGCCCAACGACCTGCTGGTGACCGTGGGCGGGCAGGAGCGCAAGGCCGGGGGCATCCTCGCCGAGCGGGCCGGGGAGGGCGGTGTGGTCATGGGCGTCGGCATCAACGTCACGCTGCGGGCCGACGAGCTGCCGGTGCCGCAGGCCGGGTCGCTGGCGCTGGCCGGGGCGGTGGGGACGGACCGGGATCCGCTGCTGCGGGCGGTGCTGCGGTCGCTGGAGGACTGGTACGGGCGGTGGCGGTCGGCCGGGGGGGATCCGTCGGTCAGCGGGCTCCAGGAGACGTACGCGGCGGGGTGCGCGACGTTGGGGCGGACCGTGCGGGCCGAGCTGCCGGGGGAGCGGTCGGTCGTGGGGGAGGCGGTGGCGGTCGACGGGGACGGGCGGCTGGTCATCGCGACGGAGGCCGGGGTGCGGGAGCCGGTGGGGGCGGGAGACATCGTGCATCTGCGGCCTGCGTAG
- a CDS encoding acyl-CoA carboxylase subunit beta: protein MSEPEEIDIHTTAGKLADLQRRIQEATHAGSERAVEKQHAKGKLTARERIELLLDEGSFVELDEFARHRSTNFGLEKNRPYGDGVVTGYGTVDGRPVAVFSQDFTVFGGALGEVYGQKIVKVMDFALKTGCPVIGINDSGGARIQEGVASLGAYGEIFRRNTHASGVIPQISLVVGPCAGGAVYSPAITDFTVMVDQTSHMFITGPDVIKTVTGEDVGFEELGGARTHNTASGVAHHMAGDEKDAIEYVKQLLSYLPSNNLSEPPVFPEEADLAVTDEDRELDTVVPDSANQPYDMHTVIEHVLDDGEFFETQALFAPNILTGFGRVEGHPVGVVANQPMQFAGCLDIDASEKAARFVRTCDAFNVPVLTFVDVPGFLPGVDQEHTGIIRRGAKLIYAYAEATVPLITVITRKAFGGAYDVMGSKHLGADLNLAWPTAQIAVMGAQGAVNILHRRTIAEAEDVEGTRARLIQEYEDTLLNPYVAAERGYVDAVIMPSDTRSHIVRGLRQLRTKRESLPPKKHGNIPL, encoded by the coding sequence ATGTCCGAGCCGGAAGAGATCGACATCCACACCACCGCGGGCAAGCTCGCGGACCTCCAGCGCCGTATCCAGGAAGCGACGCACGCCGGCTCGGAACGCGCCGTCGAAAAACAGCACGCCAAGGGCAAGCTGACGGCCCGTGAGCGGATCGAACTCCTCCTCGACGAGGGTTCCTTCGTCGAGCTGGACGAGTTCGCCCGGCACCGCTCCACCAACTTCGGCCTGGAGAAGAACCGCCCGTACGGCGACGGCGTGGTCACCGGGTACGGCACGGTGGACGGCCGCCCGGTCGCCGTGTTCTCGCAGGACTTCACCGTCTTCGGCGGCGCCCTCGGCGAGGTCTACGGCCAGAAGATCGTCAAGGTGATGGACTTCGCGCTGAAGACCGGCTGCCCGGTCATCGGCATCAACGACTCCGGCGGCGCCCGCATCCAGGAGGGCGTGGCGTCCCTCGGCGCCTACGGCGAGATCTTCCGCCGCAACACGCACGCCTCCGGCGTGATCCCGCAGATCAGCCTGGTCGTCGGCCCGTGCGCGGGCGGCGCGGTCTACTCCCCCGCCATCACCGACTTCACCGTCATGGTCGACCAGACCAGCCACATGTTCATCACCGGGCCCGACGTCATCAAGACCGTCACCGGCGAGGACGTCGGCTTCGAGGAGCTGGGCGGCGCCCGTACCCACAACACCGCCTCCGGCGTGGCCCACCACATGGCCGGCGACGAGAAGGACGCCATCGAGTACGTCAAGCAGCTGCTGTCGTACCTGCCGTCCAACAACCTCTCCGAGCCCCCGGTCTTCCCGGAGGAGGCGGACCTCGCCGTCACCGACGAGGACCGCGAGCTGGACACCGTCGTCCCGGACAGCGCGAACCAGCCGTACGACATGCACACGGTGATCGAACACGTCCTGGACGACGGCGAGTTCTTCGAGACGCAGGCCCTGTTCGCGCCGAACATCCTCACCGGGTTCGGCCGGGTCGAGGGCCACCCGGTCGGCGTGGTCGCCAACCAGCCGATGCAGTTCGCCGGCTGCCTGGACATCGACGCCTCCGAGAAGGCGGCCCGGTTCGTACGCACGTGCGACGCCTTCAACGTCCCGGTGCTGACCTTCGTCGACGTCCCCGGCTTCCTGCCGGGCGTCGACCAGGAGCACACCGGCATCATCCGCCGCGGCGCCAAGCTGATCTACGCCTACGCGGAGGCCACCGTCCCGCTCATCACGGTCATCACCCGCAAGGCCTTCGGCGGCGCGTACGACGTCATGGGCTCCAAGCACCTGGGCGCCGACCTCAACCTGGCCTGGCCCACCGCCCAGATCGCGGTGATGGGCGCCCAGGGCGCGGTCAACATCCTGCACCGCCGCACCATCGCCGAGGCGGAGGACGTCGAGGGCACCCGGGCCCGGCTGATCCAGGAGTACGAGGACACCCTCCTCAACCCCTACGTCGCGGCCGAGCGTGGCTACGTCGACGCGGTGATCATGCCGTCCGACACCCGCTCCCACATCGTGCGCGGCCTGCGTCAGCTGCGCACCAAGCGGGAATCCCTGCCTCCGAAGAAGCACGGCAACATCCCCCTGTAA
- a CDS encoding acyl-CoA carboxylase epsilon subunit codes for MTIKVVRGNPTPEELAAALAVVRARAAAAAAQPPGATGPRDAWSDPSRIAAARLPQPGPASWTRTYWPS; via the coding sequence GTGACGATCAAAGTCGTACGGGGCAACCCGACCCCGGAGGAGCTGGCCGCCGCCCTGGCGGTGGTCCGCGCCCGCGCCGCGGCGGCAGCGGCCCAGCCGCCCGGCGCGACCGGCCCGCGGGACGCCTGGTCGGACCCGTCGCGGATCGCGGCGGCCCGCCTGCCCCAGCCGGGGCCGGCGTCCTGGACCCGCACGTACTGGCCGAGCTGA
- the mmpB gene encoding morphogenic membrane protein MmpB, with the protein MLWSDPENEPPEELRETEHMLRRLGFLMALAMVLAMLVIGLR; encoded by the coding sequence ATGCTGTGGTCGGACCCGGAGAACGAGCCGCCGGAAGAACTGCGCGAGACGGAGCACATGCTCCGGCGGCTCGGCTTCCTGATGGCCCTGGCGATGGTCCTGGCGATGCTCGTGATCGGCCTGCGCTGA
- a CDS encoding Maf family protein — translation MTATRRRRLVLASQSPARLGLLRQAGLDPEVIVSGVDEDAVTAPTPAELALALAEAKASVVAAKPEVQGALVIGCDSVLELDGQALGKPADAEEATARWKGMRGRAGTLQTGHCIWDTRAKRYVSATASTVVRFGEPSDEEIAAYVASGEPLYVAGAFTLDGRSGPFIEGIEGDHGNVIGISLPLVRRLLAELGVGITELWSAAE, via the coding sequence ATGACCGCTACGCGCCGCAGGCGACTCGTGCTCGCATCGCAGTCCCCCGCCCGGCTGGGCCTCCTCAGGCAGGCCGGCCTCGACCCCGAGGTGATCGTCAGCGGGGTCGACGAGGATGCCGTCACCGCCCCCACTCCGGCGGAGCTGGCGCTCGCCCTGGCCGAGGCGAAGGCCTCGGTCGTGGCGGCCAAGCCCGAGGTGCAGGGCGCCCTGGTGATCGGCTGCGACTCGGTGCTGGAGCTGGACGGACAGGCCCTCGGCAAGCCCGCCGACGCCGAGGAGGCGACCGCCCGCTGGAAGGGGATGCGCGGGCGTGCCGGGACCCTCCAGACGGGTCACTGCATCTGGGACACGCGGGCCAAGCGGTACGTGTCCGCGACCGCCTCCACCGTGGTCCGCTTCGGCGAGCCCAGCGACGAGGAGATCGCCGCGTACGTGGCCTCCGGCGAGCCCCTCTACGTCGCCGGCGCCTTCACCCTGGACGGCCGTTCCGGGCCGTTCATCGAGGGCATCGAGGGCGACCACGGCAACGTGATCGGCATCAGCCTGCCCCTGGTGCGCAGGCTGCTGGCGGAACTGGGCGTCGGCATCACGGAGTTGTGGTCAGCGGCCGAGTGA